One window of Mediterraneibacter butyricigenes genomic DNA carries:
- a CDS encoding LCP family protein → MSQRDERQREEYRKNQQRKKRRATGTGSSGEGSRRRTSSSNTTPKSSGSRSGSASRSGASGRTGSGSRNGSASRNGSGARSSASRSTRPQGHPNSQRGGKGSKASKAYRKNRISRNVGLVLTGIQAVASVAAMVVLKILNMLPMTYYAIIGVLLFLFCGIILASQFFSKKNAIAGKILSVIITLLLILGCYFGIKGILALDKVTGGDYKLDKVVVAVMADDKAEKLKDAKDYTFGVQYKMKGEQIEETVDAMNKELGTDVKTVEYNSLAEQAQALHDGEVDAIVYNEGYTGILEEAFEGYSDNTKVIYSHDIKSEVKNESKDVNVNDCFSVYISGIDVYGAIETNSRSDVNIIAEVNPTTHQILLVTTPRDYYVEIPGISGGQKDKLTHAGIYGVDASMSTLEQLYDTNLDFYARVNFTSLIDIVDALGGVDVDSEYAFTTSNDSGLVMNVVQGTNHFNGKQALAFSRERQNVPGGDNQRGKDQQAVLTAMIKKMVSPAILTGANGIITSVSGNVDTNMSMEQIQKLIKTQLADAPKWSIKSMAAEGTGDNQMCYSYSGKALYVMQPNQESVDAIKAAIDALEAGKTLDDVVTTE, encoded by the coding sequence ATGAGTCAGAGAGATGAGAGACAGCGCGAGGAATATCGTAAAAATCAACAGCGCAAGAAACGAAGAGCAACTGGCACAGGATCTTCTGGCGAGGGAAGCCGAAGAAGAACTTCCAGTTCCAATACAACCCCAAAATCATCAGGCAGCCGAAGCGGATCGGCGTCCAGAAGCGGAGCATCAGGAAGAACCGGATCAGGATCCAGAAACGGATCTGCTTCCAGAAATGGATCCGGAGCAAGAAGCTCTGCCTCAAGATCTACCCGTCCACAGGGACATCCGAATTCCCAGAGGGGCGGCAAAGGCTCGAAAGCCAGTAAGGCATACAGGAAGAACCGGATCAGCCGAAATGTTGGTCTGGTACTGACCGGAATCCAGGCAGTAGCCAGTGTGGCTGCGATGGTAGTGCTGAAGATATTAAACATGCTTCCGATGACTTATTACGCAATCATCGGTGTTCTGTTATTCTTATTCTGTGGTATTATTCTGGCAAGCCAGTTCTTCTCAAAGAAAAATGCGATTGCCGGAAAAATCTTAAGTGTGATTATTACGCTGCTTCTGATCCTCGGATGCTATTTCGGAATCAAGGGTATCCTGGCGTTAGACAAAGTGACCGGTGGGGACTACAAACTGGACAAGGTTGTGGTTGCGGTTATGGCTGATGATAAGGCTGAGAAGTTAAAAGACGCAAAGGATTACACCTTTGGCGTGCAGTACAAGATGAAGGGCGAACAGATCGAAGAGACGGTTGATGCCATGAATAAAGAGCTGGGAACAGACGTAAAGACGGTGGAATACAACAGTCTGGCAGAACAGGCTCAGGCATTGCATGATGGAGAAGTGGATGCCATTGTATATAATGAAGGCTATACCGGTATTTTGGAGGAAGCTTTCGAAGGATATTCGGACAATACCAAGGTAATTTACAGTCATGACATCAAGAGTGAAGTAAAGAACGAAAGCAAGGATGTTAATGTGAACGACTGCTTCAGCGTTTATATCAGTGGAATTGATGTGTACGGAGCAATCGAGACAAACAGCCGAAGCGATGTAAATATTATCGCGGAGGTCAATCCGACAACCCACCAGATTCTCCTGGTCACTACACCGCGAGATTATTATGTAGAGATTCCGGGAATTTCCGGCGGACAGAAGGACAAGCTGACCCATGCGGGAATCTATGGAGTAGATGCATCTATGTCAACGCTGGAACAGCTGTATGATACGAATCTTGATTTCTATGCGAGAGTGAACTTTACCTCTCTGATCGATATTGTAGATGCGCTTGGCGGTGTGGATGTGGATTCTGAGTATGCGTTTACCACCAGCAACGATTCCGGACTGGTCATGAACGTAGTGCAGGGAACCAATCACTTTAATGGCAAACAGGCACTGGCATTCTCCAGAGAACGTCAGAATGTGCCGGGAGGAGACAACCAGAGAGGAAAAGATCAGCAGGCAGTGCTTACGGCTATGATTAAGAAGATGGTATCTCCGGCGATCCTGACAGGCGCCAACGGAATCATTACCAGTGTCAGTGGAAATGTGGACACCAACATGTCTATGGAACAGATTCAGAAGCTGATTAAGACACAGCTTGCCGATGCACCAAAATGGAGCATCAAATCCATGGCGGCAGAGGGAACCGGTGACAACCAGATGTGCTATTCCTATTCTGGAAAAGCATTGTATGTGATGCAGCCGAATCAGGAGTCTGTGGATGCGATTAAAGCAGCAATTGATGCATTGGAAGCAGGCAAGACTCTGGATGATGTGGTGACAACCGAATAG
- a CDS encoding 6-phosphofructokinase, producing MKGNVIVGQSGGPTAAINSSLAGVYRTAIDRGAKKVYGMIHGIQGLLQERYLDLSQYITNDLDTELLKRTPAAFLGSCRYKLPEIHEDMEVYKKIFAILDKLEIEAFIYIGGNDSMDTIKKLSDYAIITGHPARFIGCPKTIDNDLALTDHTPGYGSAAKYIGTSVKEIIRDGYCLEYENGVVTIVEIMGRNAGWLTGAAALAKGEDCDGPDMIYLPEIPFDLEKFTQRVKKLLQKKSSVVIAVSEGIRLKDGRYVCELGDSIDFVDAFGHKQLSGTAGYLSSFIAGETGSKTRAIELSTLQRSASHLASRVDILEAYQVGGAAVKAADEGDSGKMVVLVRHSDDPYQSGTEVKDVHKIANDEKLVPREWVTKDGTYVTDEFINYVRPLIQGDVSPVMVDGIPRHLYRPLNL from the coding sequence ATGAAAGGAAATGTAATCGTAGGACAGTCCGGCGGCCCGACTGCTGCCATCAATTCCAGTCTTGCCGGTGTATACCGCACCGCCATCGACCGTGGAGCAAAGAAAGTGTACGGAATGATCCACGGAATACAGGGACTGCTGCAGGAGCGCTATCTGGATCTGTCTCAATATATTACAAATGATCTGGATACCGAATTATTGAAGCGCACACCCGCCGCGTTTTTGGGATCCTGCCGCTATAAACTGCCGGAGATCCATGAAGATATGGAAGTCTACAAAAAGATTTTTGCAATCCTGGATAAACTGGAGATCGAAGCTTTCATCTATATCGGAGGAAACGACTCCATGGATACTATCAAAAAACTGTCCGACTATGCGATCATCACCGGACATCCTGCCCGTTTTATCGGCTGCCCGAAAACCATCGATAACGACCTGGCTCTGACTGACCACACGCCGGGATACGGAAGTGCCGCCAAATATATCGGTACTTCTGTCAAAGAGATCATCCGCGACGGCTACTGTCTGGAATACGAAAATGGCGTGGTAACGATTGTGGAAATCATGGGACGAAATGCCGGATGGCTGACCGGAGCCGCTGCCCTCGCCAAAGGGGAAGACTGTGACGGACCGGATATGATCTATCTGCCGGAGATTCCGTTCGATCTAGAAAAATTCACCCAGCGCGTCAAGAAATTGCTCCAGAAAAAGTCTTCCGTTGTGATTGCCGTTTCCGAAGGAATCCGGTTGAAAGACGGCCGTTATGTCTGCGAACTTGGCGACAGTATCGATTTCGTAGATGCTTTCGGACACAAGCAGTTATCCGGAACCGCCGGTTATCTTTCCAGCTTTATCGCAGGCGAAACCGGTAGCAAGACCCGTGCCATCGAGCTCAGCACTTTACAGCGTTCCGCTTCCCACCTGGCTTCCCGCGTGGATATTCTGGAAGCTTACCAGGTTGGTGGTGCCGCAGTGAAAGCTGCTGACGAAGGAGATTCCGGTAAAATGGTGGTATTGGTTCGACACTCTGATGATCCGTACCAGAGCGGAACCGAAGTGAAAGATGTACACAAGATCGCCAACGATGAAAAACTTGTGCCTAGAGAATGGGTAACGAAAGACGGTACGTATGTAACCGATGAATTTATCAACTATGTGCGACCGCTGATCCAGGGTGATGTTTCCCCGGTTATGGTGGACGGAATTCCGAGACATCTGTACCGGCCGCTGAATCTGTGA
- a CDS encoding DUF4317 domain-containing protein, translated as MNKKDVLEIRRQFSPENCAITRICGCYVDGDKEIKLLSKEAFLSMPEEEAFKYYDIFKKTLSGTVGRNLLTMEFPLEAEKPGGRHDFLMQLLKSKLEDDMLLEEFYRKVIEFYDYPENYYIVLIHGNYDIPGKASDGMEMFDASEEVYEYMLCSICPVSLSKAGLSYNAEHNSIEDRVRDWVVAAPVKGFLFPLFEERGTNIHGALYYSKKPDELQWPFIEEVLGCQQVLSSGDQKEVFQTLIADTLGEDRSYEIVKNIHENLNEMLEANKEDPEPLALAKPDVKRLLEESGVPSENLERFEEEYEHVAGEKTTLLASNITNTRQFEIHTPDITIKVNPERTDLVETRVIDGRQCLVIAVDDHVEVNGLDVWTLRQEEDV; from the coding sequence ATGAATAAAAAAGACGTATTAGAAATCCGCAGACAGTTTTCACCGGAAAACTGTGCGATCACAAGGATTTGCGGATGTTATGTAGATGGAGATAAAGAGATCAAACTGTTGTCGAAGGAAGCTTTTCTGTCCATGCCGGAGGAAGAAGCGTTTAAATATTATGATATTTTCAAGAAAACCCTGTCCGGAACAGTGGGACGAAATCTTCTGACCATGGAGTTCCCGCTGGAGGCAGAGAAGCCTGGCGGACGGCATGATTTTCTGATGCAGCTTTTAAAGAGCAAACTGGAAGATGACATGCTACTGGAAGAATTTTACCGGAAGGTGATCGAGTTTTATGATTATCCGGAAAATTACTATATTGTTCTGATCCATGGGAATTATGACATTCCCGGAAAAGCATCCGATGGAATGGAGATGTTCGATGCATCCGAGGAAGTCTACGAATATATGTTATGCAGTATCTGTCCGGTGTCCCTGTCAAAAGCAGGCTTAAGCTACAATGCGGAACACAACAGCATCGAGGACAGGGTTCGGGACTGGGTGGTGGCAGCTCCGGTAAAGGGATTTTTATTCCCGCTGTTTGAGGAGCGTGGAACCAACATCCACGGCGCCCTCTATTATTCTAAGAAACCGGATGAGCTGCAGTGGCCGTTTATCGAAGAAGTATTGGGCTGTCAGCAGGTGCTCTCTTCCGGAGATCAGAAGGAAGTGTTCCAGACCCTGATTGCAGATACGCTGGGAGAAGACCGGAGCTATGAAATTGTAAAAAATATCCATGAAAATCTGAACGAAATGCTGGAGGCGAATAAAGAAGACCCGGAACCGCTGGCACTTGCAAAACCGGACGTGAAGCGTCTGCTGGAAGAAAGCGGTGTGCCTTCAGAAAATTTGGAACGGTTTGAAGAAGAATATGAGCATGTGGCGGGAGAAAAGACCACATTGCTTGCGTCCAACATCACCAATACCCGTCAGTTCGAGATTCATACCCCAGATATCACCATCAAAGTGAATCCGGAACGAACCGACCTGGTGGAGACGCGTGTGATCGATGGGAGACAGTGCCTGGTGATTGCGGTGGATGACCATGTGGAAGTGAACGGGCTGGATGTGTGGACCCTGCGACAGGAAGAGGATGTGTAA
- a CDS encoding pyridoxamine kinase, whose amino-acid sequence MTKKIAVINDLSGFGRCSLVAAISAISAMGSSPCPLPTAVLSSQTGYPSYFCDDYTDKMTIFQQEWEKLQAHFDGIYTGFVASETQILHIFEFLDRFQGENTFLLVDPVMGDNGCSYDMFTPRLCDLMKELVLRADYITPNLTELCLLTDTDYSTFTQIDDPSLLSERIKALAHTLIAHGPHTVIVTGIHFKDPETGIAQMGNLSITKEQCKMQAFPYIGGSYSGTGDLFASILTGGIARGDSPDDLVRLAATFIETAMKDSAREQVPANDGVNYEPYLWMLTRKGDIS is encoded by the coding sequence ATGACCAAGAAAATTGCAGTAATCAATGATTTATCCGGTTTCGGCCGTTGTTCTTTGGTGGCAGCTATTTCTGCGATCTCTGCGATGGGAAGTTCGCCCTGCCCTCTTCCGACCGCAGTTTTAAGTTCACAGACCGGCTACCCCAGCTATTTTTGTGATGATTATACCGATAAAATGACAATCTTTCAGCAGGAGTGGGAAAAACTTCAGGCACATTTTGACGGAATTTACACCGGATTTGTGGCAAGCGAAACCCAGATTCTTCATATTTTTGAATTTCTGGATCGTTTTCAGGGAGAGAACACGTTCCTTCTGGTGGATCCAGTCATGGGCGACAACGGTTGCTCCTACGACATGTTCACTCCCAGGCTTTGTGATTTGATGAAAGAGTTGGTGCTTCGCGCCGATTATATCACTCCGAATCTGACAGAGCTTTGCCTTCTTACAGATACGGATTACTCCACTTTCACTCAGATCGATGATCCATCTCTTTTGAGTGAACGGATCAAAGCCCTGGCACACACACTGATTGCCCATGGGCCACATACCGTGATTGTCACCGGAATTCATTTTAAAGATCCGGAAACCGGTATTGCACAGATGGGCAATCTTTCCATCACGAAAGAGCAATGCAAGATGCAGGCATTTCCTTATATCGGTGGAAGTTATTCCGGCACCGGGGATCTGTTTGCCTCCATCCTGACCGGTGGCATTGCCCGTGGGGATTCTCCCGACGATCTGGTGCGTCTTGCCGCTACTTTCATTGAAACTGCAATGAAAGACTCAGCCAGGGAACAGGTTCCCGCCAATGACGGCGTCAATTATGAACCTTATCTCTGGATGCTTACCAGAAAAGGAGACATATCATGA
- a CDS encoding TIGR04002 family protein, whose amino-acid sequence MNKRQQTLSLTMTGVFAAMITIMTAYICHVPYGANGGYIHFGDALIYVAAVFLPRPYAMAAAAIGGGMADLLTAPLWAPATIMIKMIITLPFTSKEGRILCPRNIIAPFLAALLSATGYYLAQGILFGSFVSVLASFAGSAVQSGGSAIIFLALAVALDKAHMKSRTEEWLGLPIRKKA is encoded by the coding sequence ATGAATAAAAGGCAGCAAACTTTAAGCCTTACCATGACCGGCGTTTTTGCCGCAATGATCACCATTATGACCGCATACATTTGCCATGTTCCATACGGTGCCAATGGCGGATATATCCATTTCGGCGATGCGCTGATCTATGTGGCAGCCGTATTTCTTCCACGTCCTTACGCAATGGCTGCGGCTGCAATCGGTGGTGGTATGGCGGATCTTCTGACCGCACCTTTGTGGGCACCTGCTACCATCATGATCAAAATGATCATTACCCTTCCATTCACCAGTAAAGAAGGACGGATCCTCTGCCCGCGCAACATCATCGCCCCGTTCCTGGCTGCACTGCTTTCCGCAACCGGATATTATCTGGCGCAGGGCATTTTATTCGGTTCCTTCGTCTCCGTACTGGCATCCTTTGCCGGAAGTGCCGTGCAGTCCGGCGGAAGCGCTATCATTTTCCTTGCCCTTGCAGTCGCACTCGACAAGGCGCACATGAAATCCCGGACCGAAGAATGGCTGGGATTACCAATCAGAAAGAAGGCTTAA
- a CDS encoding TIGR04100 family radical SAM protein, which yields MADILYTYKNQVYANITNKCDCSCRFCIRSHKDHVGDSETLWHKQDPSLEEIKAAMDQFDFTGYTELVYCGYGEPTCALDNLIESAKYAKERYGVSIRVNTNGLANLYHKRDVIPELAQVVDSVSISLNAPTKEAYQDVTRPEFPDAFDSMLSFGVECQKAIPSVKFTVVDVLSDEDIKASQELADRLQVPLRVRKYS from the coding sequence ATGGCAGATATTTTATACACCTATAAGAATCAGGTTTACGCAAACATCACCAACAAATGTGACTGCAGTTGCAGGTTCTGTATCCGCAGTCACAAGGATCATGTGGGAGATTCTGAAACCCTCTGGCACAAACAGGATCCTTCTCTGGAAGAGATCAAAGCCGCTATGGATCAGTTTGATTTTACCGGATACACTGAACTGGTCTACTGCGGCTATGGAGAGCCTACCTGCGCTCTGGACAATCTGATTGAATCCGCAAAATACGCAAAGGAACGTTACGGAGTCTCGATCCGTGTCAACACCAACGGGCTTGCCAATCTTTATCACAAGCGAGATGTGATCCCGGAACTCGCCCAGGTCGTAGATTCCGTCTCTATCAGCCTGAACGCTCCTACGAAGGAAGCGTATCAGGATGTAACCCGGCCGGAATTTCCGGATGCCTTTGACTCTATGCTCTCTTTTGGTGTAGAATGTCAGAAAGCCATCCCTTCTGTAAAATTTACGGTTGTGGATGTTCTTTCCGACGAAGACATCAAAGCAAGTCAGGAACTGGCGGATCGCCTTCAGGTTCCGTTACGGGTTCGCAAATATTCCTGA
- a CDS encoding RluA family pseudouridine synthase → MKPATRILTYSISEHDARLRIEQFLRRRGFSGQNLTDLRKIPGSVCVNQTPCILKTVLQPKDILTVTITTTSSSPNILPVPIPFDLVYEDEDLLVVNKPAGMPVHPSAKNHDNTLANALAWYYQEQGLPFVFHCTNRLDRDTSGLVLVARHSYSATRIAQMTKNREIHREYRAIVRGIPAPSEGTIDAPLGRKAGSIIERTVDFEQGEPAITHYQVVESKNSHSLLALQLETGRTHQIRIHLKHLGYPLVGDYLYNPDMEFINRQALHAYHLRFSHPVTGEKMEFTAPLPEDMKAILV, encoded by the coding sequence ATGAAACCGGCTACCCGCATTTTAACTTATTCTATCTCCGAACATGATGCACGCCTGCGAATTGAACAATTTCTTCGCAGGCGTGGTTTTTCCGGGCAAAATCTGACCGATCTCCGTAAAATACCGGGCAGTGTCTGTGTGAATCAGACGCCTTGTATTCTGAAAACCGTTCTGCAGCCCAAAGATATCCTCACGGTAACCATCACGACCACGTCCTCTTCTCCCAACATTTTACCGGTTCCGATTCCATTTGATCTGGTGTATGAAGACGAGGATCTGTTGGTCGTCAACAAACCGGCCGGCATGCCCGTCCATCCTTCCGCCAAAAATCATGACAACACTCTGGCAAATGCACTGGCCTGGTATTACCAGGAACAGGGACTTCCCTTTGTCTTCCACTGTACCAATCGACTGGATCGGGATACCTCCGGTCTGGTGCTCGTAGCCAGACATTCTTACAGCGCCACCCGGATTGCTCAGATGACCAAAAACCGGGAGATTCACCGGGAATATCGTGCCATCGTCCGCGGGATCCCCGCTCCTTCTGAAGGAACCATCGATGCACCTCTGGGGCGAAAGGCCGGTTCGATCATTGAACGCACCGTAGATTTTGAACAGGGCGAACCGGCGATCACTCATTATCAGGTTGTCGAAAGCAAAAACAGCCACAGTCTTCTGGCCTTACAACTGGAGACCGGACGCACCCACCAGATCCGAATCCATTTAAAACATCTGGGCTATCCACTGGTCGGAGACTATCTCTACAACCCGGATATGGAATTTATCAATCGGCAAGCACTTCACGCTTATCATCTGCGGTTTTCTCATCCGGTCACGGGAGAGAAGATGGAGTTCACTGCGCCGCTTCCGGAGGATATGAAGGCAATCCTTGTATAG
- a CDS encoding PD-(D/E)XK nuclease domain-containing protein — MQREHPFFVNIISPVKSCPLQLAGRQLYFYSLRDQYRIVSNRESGRGRYDIAMYPLSENMDGFLMEFKVRNASKEKDLIMT, encoded by the coding sequence TTGCAACGGGAACATCCCTTTTTCGTCAATATAATTTCTCCTGTAAAAAGCTGCCCCCTGCAATTAGCAGGTCGGCAGCTTTACTTCTATTCACTACGGGATCAGTACCGTATTGTCTCCAACCGGGAAAGCGGACGCGGGCGCTACGATATCGCCATGTACCCATTAAGTGAAAATATGGATGGATTTCTTATGGAATTCAAAGTCCGAAATGCATCCAAAGAAAAAGATCTGATAATGACCTGA